One stretch of Priestia megaterium DNA includes these proteins:
- a CDS encoding YqfQ family protein, translated as MRPLLQRRPPFPPGMQRRMMPGMPPQNGFGQPGNFGQFNPLQQFRNFAQQTNAQQSFYPNQQGLNRGGGNFLTRLFRRGGNRNIPFQQAAAAAPRGSLFSGLSGAQGAAGAANSSSLLGGLQGLTNPANLSSMMGNVQRVLKAAETMGPMIQQYGPLVKNAPSLWKIYQALRSSDDTDEVLEAEGTEVAETDENKDSKVLSASAESTDSSDDELDFFEEEIEHSSRDRVSKPKLYI; from the coding sequence GTGCGTCCTTTGCTACAGCGAAGACCACCATTTCCACCCGGTATGCAAAGAAGAATGATGCCAGGAATGCCACCACAAAATGGCTTTGGGCAACCTGGTAACTTTGGCCAATTCAACCCATTACAGCAGTTCCGTAACTTTGCCCAGCAAACAAATGCTCAACAATCATTTTACCCGAATCAGCAAGGCCTGAACCGTGGAGGAGGTAACTTCTTAACTCGCCTATTCCGAAGAGGCGGAAATAGAAACATACCATTTCAACAAGCGGCTGCGGCTGCTCCTCGAGGTTCTTTGTTTTCTGGCCTTTCAGGAGCCCAAGGTGCTGCAGGAGCGGCTAACTCTTCTTCCCTGCTTGGAGGCTTGCAAGGATTAACGAACCCTGCTAACTTGAGCTCCATGATGGGAAATGTTCAACGAGTATTAAAAGCAGCGGAAACGATGGGACCTATGATTCAACAATACGGGCCTCTTGTCAAAAATGCTCCTTCTCTATGGAAAATCTATCAGGCCTTACGCTCAAGTGATGACACAGATGAAGTACTCGAAGCAGAAGGAACAGAGGTTGCTGAAACAGATGAAAATAAAGACAGTAAGGTTTTATCAGCAAGCGCAGAAAGTACGGATTCATCCGATGATGAGCTGGATTTCTTCGAAGAAGAAATTGAACATTCATCTAGAGATCGCGTGTCTAAACCAAAACTTTATATTTAA
- a CDS encoding 4-hydroxy-3-methylbut-2-enyl diphosphate reductase: MKVIKIAPRGYCYGVVDAMVIARNAALDKSLPRPIYILGMIVHNKHVTDAFEEDGIITLDGANRLEILDQINEGTVIFTAHGVSPEVKERAKEKGLTTIDATCPDVTKTHDLIRQKEKEGYDVIYIGKRNHPEPEGALGIAPDIVHLIEKAEDVADLNIQREKIIVTNQTTMSQWDVADVMEKVKEKYPHAEVHKEICLATQVRQEAVAEQAGEADVTIVVGDPKSNNSNRLAQVSMEIAGTEAYRIGDISELQIEWLMNAKTVAVTAGASTPTPITKEVINFLDQFDPEDETTWTREKSVPLSKILPKVRTKKSS, from the coding sequence ATGAAAGTTATTAAAATTGCACCGCGCGGCTATTGTTATGGTGTAGTAGACGCAATGGTCATTGCACGAAACGCCGCTTTAGATAAATCATTGCCTCGACCAATCTATATCTTAGGAATGATTGTTCATAATAAACACGTTACAGATGCGTTTGAAGAAGACGGCATTATCACACTGGACGGTGCTAATCGCCTAGAAATCTTAGACCAAATAAATGAAGGAACCGTTATTTTTACTGCGCACGGAGTATCTCCAGAAGTAAAAGAACGAGCAAAAGAAAAAGGCTTAACAACAATCGATGCTACATGTCCGGATGTTACAAAAACCCATGACCTTATTCGCCAAAAAGAAAAAGAAGGTTATGACGTTATTTATATCGGAAAAAGAAATCACCCTGAGCCAGAAGGTGCACTTGGTATCGCACCAGATATCGTTCATTTAATTGAAAAAGCAGAAGACGTAGCCGATTTAAATATTCAACGCGAGAAAATCATTGTAACAAATCAGACAACAATGAGTCAGTGGGACGTTGCAGATGTAATGGAAAAAGTGAAAGAAAAATATCCGCACGCTGAAGTTCACAAGGAAATCTGTTTAGCTACACAAGTTCGCCAAGAAGCTGTAGCCGAACAAGCAGGTGAAGCAGATGTTACAATTGTAGTAGGAGATCCTAAAAGTAACAATTCAAACCGTTTAGCTCAAGTATCAATGGAGATTGCCGGCACTGAGGCATATCGTATCGGTGACATCTCAGAGCTTCAGATCGAATGGTTGATGAACGCGAAAACCGTAGCTGTTACGGCAGGCGCATCTACCCCTACTCCAATCACAAAAGAGGTCATCAATTTTCTAGATCAGTTCGATCCAGAAGATGAAACAACATGGACACGTGAAAAAAGTGTGCCTCTTTCAAAAATTTTACCAAAAGTTCGAACAAAAAAATCGTCTTAA
- a CDS encoding Nif3-like dinuclear metal center hexameric protein — protein sequence MSKIPNGFQVIEAFESFSPKHLAVEGDKIGLQIGTLNKPVKKVMVTLDVLETVVDEAIEKQVDLIIAHHPPIFRPLKQVVTDRPEGRILEKCIKHDIAVYAAHTNLDIAKGGVNDLLAEALGLQETKVLVPTTSIQLKKLAVFVPSNHAEAVRTAICDAGAGHVGLYSDCTFSTEGEGTFKPSSEANPYIGSKEELERVNETKVETIFEASHQNKIIRAMLSAHPYEEVAYDIYPVEQTGETLGLGRIGKLKEEMTLKQFAAHVKQALDVDGVRVVGAMDATVKKVAVLGGDGNKYITSAKFSGADAYVTGDLYFHVAHDAMAMGLNVVDPGHHVEKVMRQGVTRVLNSLFDAKNFECEVFDSKVDTNPFTFM from the coding sequence ATGAGTAAAATCCCTAACGGATTTCAAGTAATTGAAGCATTTGAATCATTTTCTCCCAAGCATTTAGCAGTTGAAGGAGATAAAATTGGTTTACAGATTGGAACGTTAAACAAGCCTGTAAAAAAAGTAATGGTAACGTTAGATGTTCTTGAAACGGTCGTAGACGAAGCGATTGAAAAACAAGTGGATTTGATTATTGCTCATCATCCTCCTATTTTTAGACCTCTAAAACAAGTGGTTACAGATCGTCCTGAAGGGCGTATTTTAGAGAAATGCATCAAACATGATATTGCTGTATATGCTGCTCATACAAACTTAGATATAGCTAAGGGCGGAGTAAATGACTTGTTAGCCGAAGCGTTGGGTTTACAAGAGACAAAAGTGCTGGTTCCAACAACGTCTATTCAGCTGAAAAAGCTTGCTGTATTTGTTCCTTCAAATCATGCTGAAGCAGTGCGCACAGCTATTTGTGATGCGGGAGCTGGACATGTGGGTCTTTATAGCGACTGTACGTTTTCAACTGAAGGCGAAGGCACGTTTAAACCGTCTTCAGAAGCCAATCCATACATTGGCTCAAAAGAAGAGCTAGAACGTGTAAATGAAACAAAAGTTGAAACAATTTTTGAAGCGAGTCACCAAAATAAAATTATTCGTGCCATGCTTAGTGCTCATCCTTATGAAGAAGTAGCCTATGACATTTATCCAGTTGAACAAACGGGCGAGACGCTTGGACTTGGCCGAATTGGTAAATTAAAAGAAGAAATGACGTTAAAACAGTTTGCCGCTCACGTTAAACAAGCATTGGATGTAGATGGTGTCAGAGTAGTAGGGGCTATGGATGCCACAGTGAAAAAAGTAGCTGTTCTTGGCGGCGACGGAAACAAGTATATTACAAGTGCAAAATTTAGCGGAGCAGATGCCTATGTAACAGGCGATTTGTATTTCCACGTTGCTCATGATGCAATGGCAATGGGGTTAAACGTTGTGGATCCTGGTCATCATGTTGAAAAAGTCATGAGACAAGGTGTAACGCGTGTATTAAACAGTCTTTTTGATGCGAAAAACTTTGAGTGCGAAGTATTTGATTCAAAAGTAGACACAAACCCATTTACGTTTATGTAA
- a CDS encoding tRNA (adenine(22)-N(1))-methyltransferase — protein sequence MNELNLSTRLEEVVKSIPLGAKIADIGSDHAYLPCFAYLNGYISGAVAGEITEGPLQSAIQQVKKTNLTDVIDVRKGNGLEVISPNEVDCITICGMGGTLITMILEEGKEKLEGVKRLVLQPNIGSHHIRSWLIQHNWEIIDEKIIEEDGRMYEVIVAEPGNALAPYNGEVEAGVLMGPILKEKRSSAFITKWTHELNHLKQIVSQMEQAQSEESKAKLQKLTQDISLIEEALK from the coding sequence ATGAATGAATTAAACTTATCAACAAGACTTGAAGAAGTAGTAAAGTCGATTCCTTTGGGAGCAAAGATAGCAGACATTGGCTCAGATCATGCGTACTTGCCGTGTTTTGCTTATTTAAATGGATATATTAGCGGCGCCGTAGCAGGAGAAATTACAGAAGGTCCTCTTCAATCGGCTATTCAGCAGGTGAAAAAAACAAACTTAACGGATGTTATTGATGTTCGAAAAGGAAACGGCCTAGAAGTAATATCACCGAATGAAGTAGACTGTATTACAATCTGCGGAATGGGCGGAACGCTTATTACGATGATTTTAGAAGAAGGAAAAGAAAAGTTAGAAGGAGTAAAAAGACTTGTGCTTCAGCCGAATATTGGTTCACATCATATTCGCAGCTGGCTGATTCAACACAACTGGGAAATCATTGATGAAAAAATCATCGAAGAAGACGGTCGTATGTATGAAGTCATCGTTGCTGAACCTGGAAATGCCTTAGCTCCTTATAACGGGGAAGTGGAAGCCGGTGTATTAATGGGCCCTATTTTAAAAGAAAAACGTTCTTCTGCTTTTATTACAAAGTGGACGCATGAACTAAATCATCTTAAACAAATTGTCAGTCAAATGGAGCAGGCTCAGTCAGAGGAAAGCAAAGCAAAACTTCAAAAACTTACCCAAGACATCTCATTAATTGAGGAGGCGTTAAAATGA
- the cccA gene encoding cytochrome c550: MKRNPLIPFLLIAVIGIALMLTLSFNGLNNAKEIAAEKEGGGAEQQASAKPEEIYQKTCIGCHGDQYQGGVGPSLKGIGKKVSQDEIADIVVNGKGNMPAGLVPPEKAKEMAKWVSEIK; encoded by the coding sequence GTGAAGCGAAATCCGCTAATACCATTTTTATTAATTGCGGTAATTGGGATTGCTTTAATGTTAACGCTTTCGTTCAACGGATTGAACAATGCAAAAGAAATCGCGGCTGAAAAAGAAGGCGGTGGCGCGGAACAGCAGGCTTCAGCTAAACCAGAAGAAATTTATCAAAAAACTTGTATTGGTTGTCACGGCGATCAGTATCAAGGTGGAGTAGGTCCTTCGTTAAAAGGAATTGGGAAAAAAGTTTCTCAAGACGAAATTGCAGATATTGTTGTGAACGGTAAAGGAAACATGCCGGCCGGGCTGGTTCCTCCGGAAAAAGCGAAGGAAATGGCTAAATGGGTATCAGAAATTAAATAG
- a CDS encoding acyl-CoA dehydrogenase family protein translates to MNFELTNEQKMIQRTLREFSEAEVAPNALERDRSKQFPLDVFTKLSELGVMGLPFPEEYGGGGADTVSFAIVVEELSKACGSTGITYSAHVSLGGAPIYLFGTKEQKEQYLPALCSGESFGAFGLTEPNAGSDAGGTETEAVLKDGTFRINGSKCYITNASYAKFLALTAVTNRTEGKKEISAIIVPTEARGFTVIDNYEKMGLHASNTTELVLEDVEVPEENLLGVRGEGFKQFLMTLDGGRIGIGAMAVGIAQAAYEKALSYAQERKQFGKAISSFQAIQFKLADMAMKIELARNMVYKAAWLKDQGKPFTKEAAMCKLYASEICMEVASQAVQIHGGYGYMKEYHVERYLRDAKLLEIGEGTSEIQRSVIARQIGC, encoded by the coding sequence ATGAATTTTGAATTAACCAATGAACAAAAGATGATTCAACGGACGCTCAGAGAGTTTTCGGAGGCGGAAGTAGCACCGAATGCATTAGAGCGCGATCGAAGTAAGCAATTTCCGCTTGATGTTTTTACAAAGTTAAGTGAGCTTGGTGTAATGGGTCTTCCTTTTCCTGAAGAGTATGGAGGCGGAGGAGCAGATACGGTTAGTTTTGCTATTGTCGTAGAGGAATTAAGTAAAGCTTGCGGCTCTACAGGAATTACATACTCAGCTCATGTTTCGCTCGGGGGGGCACCTATTTATTTATTCGGAACAAAGGAGCAAAAAGAACAGTACCTACCTGCTTTATGCTCCGGGGAATCTTTTGGAGCGTTTGGTTTAACCGAACCGAACGCAGGAAGTGATGCGGGGGGAACGGAGACCGAAGCAGTGTTGAAGGATGGAACATTTAGGATTAATGGAAGTAAATGCTATATTACGAATGCCAGCTATGCAAAGTTTTTAGCTTTAACAGCTGTTACAAATCGTACAGAAGGTAAAAAAGAAATCTCAGCTATTATCGTGCCTACAGAAGCTCGAGGTTTTACTGTAATAGACAATTACGAGAAAATGGGTCTACATGCTTCAAATACAACTGAACTCGTTTTAGAGGATGTTGAAGTGCCTGAAGAGAATTTACTCGGTGTAAGAGGAGAAGGTTTTAAACAATTTCTAATGACGCTTGACGGGGGAAGAATTGGAATTGGAGCAATGGCCGTTGGAATCGCTCAAGCGGCTTATGAAAAAGCACTGTCATATGCGCAGGAAAGAAAGCAATTTGGGAAAGCTATTTCATCGTTTCAAGCGATTCAGTTTAAATTAGCTGATATGGCGATGAAAATTGAGTTAGCAAGAAATATGGTGTATAAAGCAGCGTGGTTAAAAGACCAAGGAAAGCCATTTACGAAAGAAGCTGCTATGTGTAAACTGTATGCTTCTGAAATTTGTATGGAAGTAGCCAGTCAAGCTGTTCAGATTCATGGAGGATACGGCTACATGAAAGAGTATCACGTGGAGCGGTATTTACGAGATGCCAAGCTTTTAGAAATTGGAGAAGGAACTTCAGAAATTCAGCGCTCGGTTATTGCAAGGCAAATTGGCTGTTAA
- the rpoD gene encoding RNA polymerase sigma factor RpoD, with translation MAEKSAQSKQLDSDLTIEQVKDQLTEIGKKRGVLTYEEIAERMANFEIESDQMDEYYEYLGEQGVEVMSESEANDDDADPDIQELSKEEEFDLNDLSVPPGVKINDPVRMYLKEIGRVDLLSAEEEINLAKRIEEGDEEAKRRLAEANLRLVVSIAKRYVGRGMLFLDLIQEGNMGLIKAVEKFDYRKGYKFSTYATWWIRQAITRAIADQARTIRIPVHMVETINKLIRVQRQLLQDLGREPSPEEIAEDMDLTPEKVREILKIAQEPVSLETPIGEEDDSHLGDFIEDQDATSPSEHAAYELLKEQLEDVLDTLTDREENVLRLRFGLDDGRTRTLEEVGKVFGVTRERIRQIEAKALRKLRHPSRSKRLKDFLE, from the coding sequence ATGGCTGAAAAATCAGCTCAATCAAAACAACTTGATTCAGATTTAACAATTGAACAAGTAAAAGATCAATTGACCGAAATCGGAAAAAAACGTGGTGTGCTCACATACGAAGAAATTGCAGAGCGTATGGCGAACTTCGAAATTGAATCCGATCAAATGGATGAATATTATGAATACCTTGGAGAACAAGGTGTTGAAGTAATGAGTGAATCTGAAGCAAATGATGACGATGCCGATCCCGATATTCAAGAACTGTCAAAAGAAGAAGAGTTTGATTTAAATGATTTAAGTGTACCTCCTGGTGTGAAAATTAATGATCCAGTTCGTATGTACTTAAAAGAAATCGGACGCGTTGATTTATTGTCAGCAGAGGAAGAAATCAATTTAGCAAAACGTATTGAAGAAGGCGATGAAGAAGCGAAACGTCGTCTTGCTGAAGCAAACTTACGTCTTGTTGTAAGTATCGCTAAACGCTATGTCGGACGCGGTATGCTGTTTCTTGATTTAATTCAAGAAGGAAACATGGGTCTTATTAAAGCGGTAGAAAAATTTGATTATCGCAAAGGTTATAAATTCAGTACGTATGCGACATGGTGGATTCGTCAAGCTATTACTCGTGCAATTGCTGACCAAGCAAGAACGATTCGTATTCCCGTTCATATGGTTGAAACGATTAACAAGCTAATTCGTGTTCAACGTCAACTTCTACAAGATTTAGGGCGCGAACCATCTCCTGAAGAAATTGCAGAAGATATGGACTTAACACCAGAAAAAGTTCGTGAAATCTTAAAAATTGCTCAAGAGCCGGTTTCTCTTGAAACACCAATTGGTGAGGAAGATGATTCTCATTTAGGTGACTTCATTGAAGACCAAGATGCAACATCACCTTCTGAACATGCTGCATATGAATTATTAAAAGAGCAGTTAGAAGACGTCCTTGATACGTTAACAGATCGCGAAGAAAATGTTCTTAGACTCCGCTTTGGTCTGGACGATGGACGTACGCGTACGCTTGAAGAAGTAGGAAAAGTATTTGGCGTAACGCGTGAGCGTATTCGTCAAATTGAAGCTAAAGCGCTTCGTAAGCTTCGTCACCCTAGCCGAAGCAAACGTTTAAAAGATTTCTTAGAATAG
- the dnaG gene encoding DNA primase yields MANRIPDEVIDRIRHSVDIVDVISDYVQLKKQGRNYFGLCPFHGESTPSFSVSPDKQIYHCFGCGAGGNSFSFIMELEGLSFTEAAQQLAEKGDIPFEHEIHPHEEDNQKPSNKMIEAHELLKKFYHHLLVNTKEGQDAYDYLINRGFSREIIDEFGIGFALDSWEFVSKFLTKRGFNPQEMEHAGLIIKRNQDETYFDRFRDRIMFPIADLQGKTIAFSGRLLKEIKGQPKYLNSPETSIFNKSRTLYNFHRAKKHIRKNQQVILFEGFADVISAVKAGCPNAIATMGTALTEEQAKIIRRNVESVIICYDADSAGIEAAHKATAILTNVGCTVKIAVMPDGYDPDDYIKEYGAEKFQNDVINSSLTFMAFQMRYLRRKRNLQNESERMQYIEDILKEISLLTKAVERDHYLRQLAQEFSISLDALKEQQYQVYRTEKKKKDNDSPNRNNINRQPVVKRSLLPAYQNAERFLIAHMLKDKDVAFRIQDRLQGQFNVEEHRALVLYLYAYYEEGHEPNPSGFIERLPESSLSSLASELAMMSINDELSEQALNDYIQTILIYPQRVAIEKKEAEKQEAERQKDYLKAATIAMEILQLKKTLK; encoded by the coding sequence ATGGCAAATCGAATTCCTGATGAAGTAATCGACCGTATTCGGCATTCAGTAGATATTGTCGACGTCATAAGCGATTATGTACAACTAAAAAAACAAGGGCGCAATTATTTTGGACTCTGTCCGTTTCATGGGGAAAGCACACCGTCTTTTTCAGTATCGCCTGATAAACAAATTTATCATTGCTTTGGATGCGGTGCAGGAGGGAATTCATTTTCATTCATAATGGAATTAGAAGGACTGTCCTTCACGGAAGCAGCTCAGCAGCTTGCTGAAAAAGGAGATATTCCTTTCGAACATGAGATACATCCTCATGAAGAAGATAATCAAAAGCCTAGCAATAAAATGATTGAAGCACACGAGCTTTTAAAGAAATTTTACCATCATTTATTGGTAAATACAAAAGAAGGCCAAGATGCTTATGATTATTTAATAAATCGAGGGTTTTCACGAGAAATTATCGATGAATTTGGGATAGGTTTTGCTTTAGATTCGTGGGAATTTGTAAGTAAGTTCTTAACAAAACGTGGGTTTAATCCGCAAGAGATGGAACATGCAGGTTTAATCATTAAACGCAACCAAGATGAAACGTACTTTGATCGTTTTCGTGATCGAATTATGTTTCCTATTGCTGACTTGCAAGGCAAAACAATTGCATTTTCAGGGCGCCTGCTAAAAGAGATAAAAGGGCAGCCTAAATATTTAAACAGTCCCGAAACTTCTATTTTTAACAAAAGTCGCACACTCTACAACTTTCACCGCGCTAAAAAACATATACGCAAAAATCAGCAGGTTATTTTATTTGAAGGATTTGCAGATGTTATTTCGGCTGTTAAAGCGGGGTGCCCAAACGCAATTGCAACAATGGGAACTGCCTTAACAGAAGAACAAGCCAAGATTATTCGCCGAAATGTAGAGTCCGTTATTATTTGCTATGATGCAGATTCTGCCGGAATTGAAGCAGCGCACAAAGCAACTGCTATCTTAACAAATGTGGGTTGTACCGTTAAGATTGCTGTGATGCCGGATGGTTATGACCCGGATGATTATATTAAAGAATACGGGGCAGAGAAGTTTCAAAATGATGTTATTAATAGCAGCTTGACCTTTATGGCATTTCAAATGAGGTATCTCCGCCGAAAACGAAATCTACAAAATGAATCTGAACGTATGCAATACATTGAAGACATTTTGAAAGAAATAAGCCTCCTTACGAAAGCTGTAGAGCGAGATCATTATTTACGCCAATTGGCACAAGAGTTTTCCATTTCATTAGATGCGCTTAAAGAACAGCAGTATCAAGTATATCGAACTGAAAAAAAGAAAAAGGATAATGATTCTCCAAATCGAAATAATATAAATAGACAACCAGTCGTAAAGAGAAGCTTATTACCGGCTTATCAAAATGCAGAACGTTTTTTGATCGCTCATATGTTGAAAGATAAGGATGTAGCATTTAGAATTCAAGACCGACTTCAAGGTCAGTTCAATGTTGAGGAACATCGTGCGCTTGTTCTATATTTGTATGCTTATTACGAGGAAGGACACGAGCCTAATCCGAGCGGATTTATCGAACGGTTGCCCGAGTCTTCGTTGTCTAGTCTAGCTTCAGAATTGGCGATGATGTCAATCAATGATGAATTGTCGGAGCAAGCTTTGAATGATTATATCCAAACTATATTGATTTACCCACAAAGGGTAGCGATAGAAAAAAAAGAAGCAGAAAAGCAAGAAGCAGAGCGTCAAAAAGATTATTTAAAAGCTGCGACAATAGCAATGGAAATTTTACAGTTAAAAAAAACGTTAAAATAA